A single region of the Halichondria panicea chromosome 10, odHalPani1.1, whole genome shotgun sequence genome encodes:
- the LOC135342913 gene encoding vesicle-trafficking protein SEC22b-like isoform X6, translating into MAHLTLIARASDGLPLSSSIVNEESGRDYAEYQPKAKQIFRKQSSVSPPRCSIECDPGRMVFHYILEEGICYLALCDPTYPAKLAFNYLENLHKDFSEQHGNDVHKASRPYHFIEFGLSDKAGKLVDHSRVPEAND; encoded by the exons ATGGCCCACCTGACACTAATTGCCAGAGCCAGTGATGGACTACCTCTGTCCTCATCCATTGTCAATGAAGAG TCTGGCCGGGATTATGCTGAATACCAACCCAAGGCCAAGCAGATATTTCGCAAGCAGTCGTCAGTCAGCCCCCCTCGATGCTCAATCGAGTGTGACCCGGGTCGTATGGTGTTCCA ctacaTCCTTGAGGAGGGGATATGCTACCTCGCCCTGTGTGACCCCACCTATCCTGCCAAGCTGGCCTTTAACTACCTCGAGAATCTACACAAAGACTTCAGTGAGCAACATGGCAACGATGTACACAAGGCCAGTCGACCGTACCACTTCATTGAGTTTG GTCTCAGTGACAAAGCGGGGAAGCTGGTTGACCACTCTCGTGTGCCAGAGGCTAATGACTGA
- the LOC135342904 gene encoding ER degradation-enhancing alpha-mannosidase-like protein 3 — MAECMNSPHRMTRSFMDSLLAFWPGLQVLWGDVDTAIHIHDMLYHVMERHNFLPEAFTHDFRVHWGNHPLRPEFIESTYFLYKATGDPYYLDVGRSVVNNLNKYARVRCGFAAIKDLRTNAHEDRMDSFVLAETFKYLFLLFADEGDSPLNMDDFVFTTEAHLFPLSLASANTTLNRVVQEALLVKNTDLVNMSTVTVTTSGPDSSGKAAKNKPVADSFTKESVVISAYLMCPNDRRPFVLLDRFEKMVFKLCTSSRFNKRPTSAKRKRLTPPRLSINSLDFKNPGHLKILTELGIVVQVVEGDKVQVSHNMAKANIALRTQRRDGTSCRILSSS; from the exons ATGGCTGAATGCATGAATTCACCTCATCGAATGACTAGATCTTTCATGGACTCACTTCTGGCGTTCTGGCCTGGTctacag GTTCTGTGGGGTGATGTAGACACAGCTATACACATTCACGACATGCTTTATCATGTGATGGAGAGACACAACTTCCTACCCGAGGCATTCACTCATGACTTCAGGGTCCACTGGGGAAACCACCCTCTCAGGCCTGAGTTCATTGAGAGCACTTACTTCCTCTACAAG GCGACTGGAGATCCATACTACCTGGACGTGGGTCGATCAGTGGTGAACAACTTGAACAAGTACGCCAGAGTGAGGTGTGGCTTTGCTGCCATCAAGGACCTCAGGACCAACGCTCACGAGGACAG AATGGACTCCTTCGTACTGGCTGAGACGTTCAAGTATCTGTTCTTGTTGTTTGCTGACGAGGGGGACAGTCCCCTGAACATGGATGACTTTGTGTTTACGACTGAGGCCCACCTCTTCCCCCTCTCCCTCGCCAGCGCTAACACCACCCTCAATAGAGTCGTCCAAGAGGCA TTGCTGGTGAAGAACACAGACCTGGTGAATATGAGCACTGTCACTGTTACCACTAGCGGACCAGACTCTTCTGggaaggcagcaaagaacaaaCCAGTCGCTGACAGCTTCACTAAAG aatctGTGGTGATCAGTGCGTACCTGATGTGCCCTAATGACCGACGGCCGTTTGTCCTGTTGGACCGCTTTGAGAAGATGGTCTTCAAACTTTGCACCAGCTCAAGGTTCAACAAACGACCAACCAG tgcCAAGCGTAAGCGTCTCACTCCTCCTCGTCTCTCGATCAATTCTCTGGACTTCAAGAACCCAGGTCACCTGAAGATCCTCACTGAGCTGGGCATTGTGGTTCAAGTGGTGGAGGGAGATAAAGTGCAGGTCTCCCACAATATGGCCAAGGCCAATATAGCCCTGAGGACGCAGAGGAGGGATGGTACCTCATGCAGGATATTGTCAAGCTCATGA
- the LOC135342913 gene encoding vesicle-trafficking protein SEC22b-like isoform X1, whose translation MAHLTLIARASDGLPLSSSIVNEESGRDYAEYQPKAKQIFRKQSSVSPPRCSIECDPGRMVFHYILEEGICYLALCDPTYPAKLAFNYLENLHKDFSEQHGNDVHKASRPYHFIEFGGSPTSTCGGWCGTTLYSSTIPATVYCTHDYRYWALQSRPSLGTLCHPNATISLKLIWKCGWFYSSFACKCLVDCLSVCL comes from the exons ATGGCCCACCTGACACTAATTGCCAGAGCCAGTGATGGACTACCTCTGTCCTCATCCATTGTCAATGAAGAG TCTGGCCGGGATTATGCTGAATACCAACCCAAGGCCAAGCAGATATTTCGCAAGCAGTCGTCAGTCAGCCCCCCTCGATGCTCAATCGAGTGTGACCCGGGTCGTATGGTGTTCCA ctacaTCCTTGAGGAGGGGATATGCTACCTCGCCCTGTGTGACCCCACCTATCCTGCCAAGCTGGCCTTTAACTACCTCGAGAATCTACACAAAGACTTCAGTGAGCAACATGGCAACGATGTACACAAGGCCAGTCGACCGTACCACTTCATTGAGTTTG GTGGTTCACCCACTTCTACGTGTGGGGGATGGTGTGGAACTACTCTGTATTCCTCTACTATACCAGCCACTGTCTACTGCACACACGACTACCGCTATTGGGCCCTGCAATCGAGACCGTCATTGGGAACTTTGTGTCATCCAAATGCAACTATTTCTCTCAAGCTCATTTGGAAGTGTGGCTGGTTCTACTCCTCCTTTGCCTGCAAGTGTCTCGTAGATTGTTtgagtgtttgtttgtga
- the LOC135342913 gene encoding vesicle-trafficking protein SEC22b-like isoform X3: MAHLTLIARASDGLPLSSSIVNEESGRDYAEYQPKAKQIFRKQSSVSPPRCSIECDPGRMVFHYILEEGICYLALCDPTYPAKLAFNYLENLHKDFSEQHGNDVHKASRPYHFIEFGTYLYLPSIFCRLNYKVMLFPVSALDMHSWATPALAVSCVCTVSIQCCYHCYI; the protein is encoded by the exons ATGGCCCACCTGACACTAATTGCCAGAGCCAGTGATGGACTACCTCTGTCCTCATCCATTGTCAATGAAGAG TCTGGCCGGGATTATGCTGAATACCAACCCAAGGCCAAGCAGATATTTCGCAAGCAGTCGTCAGTCAGCCCCCCTCGATGCTCAATCGAGTGTGACCCGGGTCGTATGGTGTTCCA ctacaTCCTTGAGGAGGGGATATGCTACCTCGCCCTGTGTGACCCCACCTATCCTGCCAAGCTGGCCTTTAACTACCTCGAGAATCTACACAAAGACTTCAGTGAGCAACATGGCAACGATGTACACAAGGCCAGTCGACCGTACCACTTCATTGAGTTTGGTACGTATTTATATCTGCCATCCATATTTTGTAGACTTAAttataaggtcatgcttttTCCTGTGTCAGCATTGGACATGCACAGCTGGGCAACACCAGCACTTGCAGtttcttgtgtgtgtactgtttcAATTCAGTGTTGCTACCActgttatatatag
- the LOC135342913 gene encoding vesicle-trafficking protein SEC22b-like isoform X7, with product MDYLCPHPLSMKSLAGIMLNTNPRPSRYSASCRQSAPLDAQSSVTRVVWCSSKHSPVNVIIASCYILEEGICYLALCDPTYPAKLAFNYLENLHKDFSEQHGNDVHKASRPYHFIEFDLSDKVGKLVDHSCARG from the exons ATGGACTACCTCTGTCCTCATCCATTGTCAATGAAGAG TCTGGCCGGGATTATGCTGAATACCAACCCAAGGCCAAGCAGATATTCCGCAAGCTGTCGTCAGTCAGCCCCCCTCGATGCTCAATCGAGTGTGACCCGGGTCGTATGGTGTTCCAGTAAGCACTCTCCTGTGAATGTCATTATTGCCTCGTG ctacaTCCTTGAGGAGGGGATATGCTACCTCGCCCTGTGTGACCCCACCTATCCTGCCAAGCTGGCCTTTAACTACCTCGAGAATCTACACAAAGACTTCAGTGAGCAACATGGCAACGATGTACACAAGGCCAGTCGACCGTACCACTTCATTGAGTTTG atCTCAGTGACAAAGTGGGGAAGCTGGTCGACCACTCTTGTGCCAGAGGCTAA
- the LOC135342913 gene encoding uncharacterized protein LOC135342913 isoform X5, translated as MDYLCPHPLSMKSLAGIMLNTNPRPSRYSASCRQSAPLDAQSSVTRVVWCSSKHSPVNVIIASCYILEEGICYLALCDPTYPAKLAFNYLENLHKDFSEQHGNDVHKASRPYHFIEFALDMHSWATPALAVSCVCTVSIQCCYHCYI; from the exons ATGGACTACCTCTGTCCTCATCCATTGTCAATGAAGAG TCTGGCCGGGATTATGCTGAATACCAACCCAAGGCCAAGCAGATATTCCGCAAGCTGTCGTCAGTCAGCCCCCCTCGATGCTCAATCGAGTGTGACCCGGGTCGTATGGTGTTCCAGTAAGCACTCTCCTGTGAATGTCATTATTGCCTCGTG ctacaTCCTTGAGGAGGGGATATGCTACCTCGCCCTGTGTGACCCCACCTATCCTGCCAAGCTGGCCTTTAACTACCTCGAGAATCTACACAAAGACTTCAGTGAGCAACATGGCAACGATGTACACAAGGCCAGTCGACCGTACCACTTCATTGAGTTTG CATTGGACATGCACAGCTGGGCAACACCAGCACTTGCAGtttcttgtgtgtgtactgtttcAATTCAGTGTTGCTACCActgttatatatag
- the LOC135342913 gene encoding vesicle-trafficking protein SEC22b-like isoform X4, whose protein sequence is MAHLTLIARASDGLPLSSSIVNEESGRDYAEYQPKAKQIFRKQSSVSPPRCSIECDPGRMVFHYILEEGICYLALCDPTYPAKLAFNYLENLHKDFSEQHGNDVHKASRPYHFIEFGGSPTSTCGGWCGTTLYSSTIPATVYCTHDYRYWAQQHCCI, encoded by the exons ATGGCCCACCTGACACTAATTGCCAGAGCCAGTGATGGACTACCTCTGTCCTCATCCATTGTCAATGAAGAG TCTGGCCGGGATTATGCTGAATACCAACCCAAGGCCAAGCAGATATTTCGCAAGCAGTCGTCAGTCAGCCCCCCTCGATGCTCAATCGAGTGTGACCCGGGTCGTATGGTGTTCCA ctacaTCCTTGAGGAGGGGATATGCTACCTCGCCCTGTGTGACCCCACCTATCCTGCCAAGCTGGCCTTTAACTACCTCGAGAATCTACACAAAGACTTCAGTGAGCAACATGGCAACGATGTACACAAGGCCAGTCGACCGTACCACTTCATTGAGTTTG GTGGTTCACCCACTTCTACGTGTGGGGGATGGTGTGGAACTACTCTGTATTCCTCTACTATACCAGCCACTGTCTACTGCACACACGACTACCGCTATTGGGCC CAACAGCACTGCTGCATTTGA